A genomic stretch from Flavobacterium sp. KS-LB2 includes:
- a CDS encoding DUF3098 domain-containing protein, with protein sequence MKNNEQKTEFLFDKINYKILLIGIGVIALGFILMAGGGSDDPNVFNEDIFNFRRIRLAPTTVLIGFGITVYAILKNPKKA encoded by the coding sequence ATGAAAAATAACGAACAGAAAACAGAATTTCTTTTTGATAAAATAAATTATAAAATCTTATTAATTGGAATTGGAGTTATTGCCTTGGGATTTATTCTAATGGCTGGCGGAGGAAGTGATGATCCAAATGTTTTCAATGAAGATATTTTTAATTTCAGAAGAATTCGATTGGCACCAACTACTGTTTTAATTGGGTTTGGAATAACCGTCTATGCCATTCTTAAGAACCCCAAAAAAGCATAA
- a CDS encoding zinc metallopeptidase, whose translation MGMGYLILAGAIMLFSWLVSSRLKSKFEHYSKLQLQNGMSGAEIAEKMLADNGIRDVRVISTPGRLTDHYNPADKTVNLSEAVYNQRNAAAAAVAAHECGHAVQHAVGYEWLTMRSKLVPVVNVASTYMQWILLGGILMLKTFPQLLLIGIIIFAATTLFSIVTLPVEYDASNRALAWLENKRMLTPQEHAGAKDSLKWAARTYVVAALGSIATLLYYVSIYMGGSRRD comes from the coding sequence ATGGGAATGGGTTATTTGATTCTTGCCGGAGCGATTATGCTTTTCAGTTGGTTAGTTAGTTCAAGACTAAAAAGCAAATTTGAACATTATTCTAAATTACAACTACAAAACGGAATGTCTGGCGCTGAAATCGCCGAAAAAATGCTTGCCGATAACGGAATTCGCGATGTGAGAGTGATCTCTACACCGGGACGTTTGACGGATCATTACAATCCAGCAGATAAAACCGTGAATCTAAGTGAGGCGGTTTACAACCAACGCAATGCGGCTGCGGCTGCTGTTGCGGCACATGAATGTGGTCACGCGGTGCAACATGCCGTAGGATACGAGTGGTTAACGATGCGTTCTAAATTAGTGCCAGTGGTAAATGTGGCATCAACTTACATGCAATGGATTTTGCTTGGAGGAATCTTGATGTTGAAAACTTTTCCTCAATTATTATTGATAGGGATTATCATTTTTGCGGCAACCACTTTGTTTTCGATTGTTACTTTGCCGGTAGAATATGATGCGAGTAATCGTGCATTGGCTTGGTTAGAAAACAAAAGAATGCTTACACCTCAAGAACACGCAGGAGCTAAAGATTCGCTGAAATGGGCTGCCAGAACCTATGTCGTAGCTGCTTTGGGATCTATCGCAACACTATTATATTATGTTTCTATCTATATGGGCGGAAGCAGAAGAGATTAA
- the truB gene encoding tRNA pseudouridine(55) synthase TruB, protein MKTAEDFLNGQILLIDKPLNWTSFQAVNKLKWALITKAHLPKKFKIGHAGTLDPLATGLLLICTGKFTKRITELQGQAKEYTGTFHIGATTPSYDLETEIDETFPTEHIDAVLIHETVKQFLGEIDQKPPIYSAIKKDGVRLYEHARAGETIEIASRKTTIHEFEITRIALPEIDFRVVCSKGTYIRSLAYDFGKAMHSGSHLTVLRRTKIGDYDVTNAMDVTLFEESLSTPL, encoded by the coding sequence TTGAAAACAGCCGAAGATTTCCTAAACGGACAAATTTTACTCATTGACAAACCTTTGAATTGGACTTCTTTTCAGGCGGTGAATAAATTGAAATGGGCTTTAATTACCAAAGCTCATCTGCCAAAAAAATTTAAGATTGGTCACGCAGGAACTTTAGATCCTTTGGCAACTGGATTACTTTTAATTTGTACAGGAAAATTCACGAAAAGAATTACGGAACTTCAAGGTCAAGCCAAAGAATATACCGGAACTTTTCATATTGGAGCAACAACACCTTCCTATGACTTGGAAACTGAAATAGACGAGACTTTCCCAACAGAACATATTGATGCAGTATTAATCCACGAAACTGTAAAGCAATTTTTGGGCGAAATCGATCAAAAACCACCTATTTATTCCGCCATAAAGAAAGATGGTGTTCGCTTATACGAACATGCACGAGCAGGTGAAACCATTGAAATAGCAAGCAGAAAAACTACAATTCACGAGTTTGAAATTACCCGAATTGCACTTCCAGAAATTGATTTCAGAGTGGTGTGTAGCAAAGGAACCTACATTCGTTCTTTAGCTTATGATTTTGGGAAAGCGATGCATTCTGGATCACATTTGACCGTTTTACGTAGAACAAAAATTGGCGATTATGATGTTACTAACGCCATGGATGTTACTTTATTTGAAGAAAGTCTTAGCACACCATTATAA
- a CDS encoding Lrp/AsnC ligand binding domain-containing protein — MKINSLIVEIDGIDKEILRDLMEDARKPILQIANKIGISGAAIHQRLRKLEQSGVISGSKFTVNNKILGYNTMAFVGIYLDKAARNPEAVRDLKKIPEVLECHYTTGNWSILIKIICRDNEHLMQLLNTKIQAIEGVSRTETFISLDQQIDRQIQL, encoded by the coding sequence ATGAAAATCAATTCCCTAATCGTAGAAATTGACGGTATCGATAAAGAAATTTTACGCGACCTGATGGAAGATGCCCGAAAACCAATTCTTCAAATCGCCAATAAAATAGGAATTTCAGGAGCGGCAATTCACCAACGTTTGCGAAAACTGGAGCAATCCGGCGTTATTTCGGGATCAAAATTCACGGTAAACAATAAAATTCTGGGTTATAACACAATGGCTTTTGTTGGGATTTATCTGGACAAAGCTGCCCGAAATCCTGAAGCGGTGAGAGATTTAAAGAAAATCCCTGAAGTATTGGAATGCCATTATACCACAGGAAACTGGTCGATTTTGATAAAAATTATTTGTCGGGATAACGAACATTTAATGCAATTACTTAATACAAAAATCCAAGCGATAGAAGGTGTTTCCAGAACAGAAACCTTCATTTCCTTAGACCAACAAATCGACAGACAAATTCAACTTTAG
- the pyrH gene encoding UMP kinase has product MKYKRILLKLSGEALMGDLQYGIDPKRLAEYADEIKQIHDKGVEIAIVIGGGNIFRGVAGASAGMDRVQGDYMGMLATVINGMALQGALEEKGMKTRLQTALKMESIAEPYIKRRADRHLEKGRIVIFGAGTGNPYFTTDTAAVLRGIEINADVILKGTRVDGVYDCDPEKNASAVKFDFISFEDVLKKGLNVMDTTAFTLSQENKLPIVVFDMNKVGNLLKICDGENIGTVVNI; this is encoded by the coding sequence ATGAAATACAAAAGAATTCTTCTAAAATTAAGTGGTGAAGCTTTAATGGGCGACCTGCAATACGGAATTGACCCAAAAAGATTAGCTGAATATGCTGACGAAATCAAGCAAATTCATGATAAAGGAGTAGAAATAGCCATTGTAATAGGTGGTGGAAATATTTTTAGAGGAGTTGCTGGAGCTAGTGCAGGAATGGACAGAGTGCAAGGCGATTATATGGGAATGCTAGCAACCGTTATCAATGGTATGGCGTTACAAGGCGCACTGGAAGAAAAAGGTATGAAAACCCGTTTGCAAACGGCGTTGAAAATGGAATCTATTGCAGAACCTTACATCAAAAGAAGAGCCGATCGTCATCTTGAAAAAGGGAGAATCGTAATTTTTGGAGCAGGTACTGGAAATCCATATTTCACTACAGACACTGCTGCAGTATTGCGTGGTATAGAAATCAATGCCGATGTAATCCTAAAAGGAACTCGCGTAGATGGTGTGTATGACTGTGACCCAGAAAAAAATGCATCAGCAGTGAAATTTGATTTTATATCTTTTGAAGATGTTCTTAAAAAGGGATTAAATGTAATGGACACCACAGCATTTACATTAAGCCAAGAAAATAAATTACCAATCGTAGTTTTCGACATGAATAAAGTAGGAAACTTATTGAAAATCTGCGATGGCGAAAATATAGGAACCGTAGTAAATATATAG
- a CDS encoding undecaprenyl-diphosphate phosphatase, with protein sequence MNTLQAFLIAVIEGLTEYLPVSSTAHMVFLSSYFGIQEDDFVKLFQVSIQFGAILAVVALYWKKFFDFSSKSVAINFYIKLICAVIPALVLGKLFDDKIEAVLGDPIPIAIVLIIGGVILLFIDSRFQSPTVIKEEDITVKKAVSIGFWQCLAMMPGTSRSAASIIGGMQQGLTRHAAAEFSFFLAVPTMMAVTCYSVFLKTYESSQMKGYELILKSNENIQLFLIGNVVAFIIAIIAIKFFIEIIKKYGFKPWGWYRIIVGIFLLIYFSYLK encoded by the coding sequence ATGAATACATTACAAGCATTTTTAATTGCTGTTATTGAAGGATTAACAGAGTATCTTCCCGTTTCTTCTACAGCACATATGGTTTTTCTAAGTTCTTATTTTGGAATTCAAGAAGATGATTTTGTAAAATTATTTCAGGTTTCGATTCAATTTGGGGCCATTCTGGCTGTAGTAGCTTTGTACTGGAAAAAATTCTTTGATTTCTCTTCAAAAAGTGTTGCCATCAACTTTTATATCAAATTGATTTGTGCCGTAATTCCTGCTTTGGTTTTAGGAAAATTATTCGATGACAAGATTGAAGCGGTTCTTGGAGACCCTATTCCTATTGCGATTGTATTAATTATAGGTGGGGTAATTTTACTCTTTATCGACAGTCGTTTTCAAAGTCCAACCGTAATCAAAGAAGAAGACATCACCGTAAAGAAAGCCGTAAGCATTGGTTTTTGGCAATGTTTAGCGATGATGCCAGGAACAAGTCGTTCTGCTGCTTCAATCATTGGAGGAATGCAACAAGGATTAACGCGTCATGCGGCAGCGGAATTCTCTTTCTTTTTGGCGGTGCCAACAATGATGGCGGTTACCTGTTATTCTGTATTCTTGAAAACCTATGAGTCTTCACAAATGAAAGGCTACGAATTGATTTTAAAATCCAACGAAAACATCCAATTGTTCTTGATTGGAAATGTAGTTGCTTTTATTATTGCTATTATAGCGATTAAATTTTTCATTGAAATCATCAAAAAATACGGTTTTAAACCTTGGGGTTGGTACCGAATAATAGTGGGTATTTTTTTATTGATCTACTTTTCATACTTAAAATAA
- the frr gene encoding ribosome recycling factor gives MTEEIEFILDSTKESMTGSIAHLEKEFLNIRAGKASPAMLGSVFVDYYGSATPLSQVSKISVPDARTITLQPFEKNMLQVIEKAIMVANIGFNPMNNGDVIIISVPALTEERRRDLAKQAKVEAEDAKVGIRNARKDANTEIKKLEKEGTSEDICKSAEEEVQNLTNTFIRKIDELLVVKDAEIMKV, from the coding sequence ATGACTGAAGAAATTGAATTTATATTAGATAGTACTAAAGAATCTATGACAGGTTCTATTGCGCATTTAGAAAAAGAATTTTTGAATATTCGTGCCGGAAAAGCATCTCCGGCAATGTTAGGAAGTGTTTTTGTTGATTATTACGGATCTGCGACACCGCTTTCTCAAGTATCAAAAATTAGTGTTCCTGATGCCAGAACAATCACATTGCAACCTTTTGAAAAAAATATGCTGCAAGTAATTGAAAAAGCAATTATGGTTGCCAACATTGGTTTTAATCCAATGAATAACGGTGATGTAATTATCATTAGCGTTCCCGCGCTAACTGAGGAAAGAAGACGTGATCTTGCCAAACAAGCCAAAGTAGAAGCCGAAGACGCTAAAGTAGGTATTCGAAATGCCAGAAAAGATGCTAATACTGAGATTAAAAAATTAGAAAAAGAAGGAACATCCGAAGACATTTGTAAAAGTGCCGAAGAAGAAGTTCAAAACCTAACGAATACTTTCATCAGGAAAATAGATGAACTTCTAGTGGTGAAAGATGCTGAAATCATGAAGGTGTAA
- a CDS encoding cell division protein FtsX: MSSSFDNFQKRRLISSYFSVVLSVFLVLFLLGILGLFIINSKKLANDFKENIAMTVFFKNEANDSIVKAFGTQLKASPFVKSYNYVTKEAAAKQHTDIIGEDFMEFLGENPLQNSYDIHLKGDYVIKDSITKIETSLRKNAMVSDIVYDKQLVNLVNDNIKKVSMWILIISGFLAVIAVLLINSSLRLSIHSNRFIIKTMQMVGATKAFIRKPFVLRSIKLGMLGAGLAIIALIGVLIYVETNFPNLGILDDKALIALVLVAVLGVGILITWLSTYFATQRFLNLRTDDLY, encoded by the coding sequence ATGAGTTCTTCCTTTGATAATTTTCAAAAACGCCGTTTAATTTCCTCTTATTTTTCAGTAGTCCTAAGTGTATTCTTAGTTTTATTTCTATTGGGAATATTGGGACTTTTTATTATAAATTCTAAAAAATTAGCCAACGATTTCAAAGAAAATATTGCCATGACGGTTTTTTTCAAGAATGAAGCCAATGACAGTATTGTGAAAGCTTTTGGCACTCAATTGAAAGCAAGCCCTTTTGTAAAATCATATAATTACGTAACCAAAGAAGCTGCTGCAAAACAACATACTGATATCATTGGTGAAGATTTTATGGAATTTCTGGGCGAAAACCCATTACAAAATTCATATGATATTCACTTAAAGGGCGATTATGTGATTAAAGACAGCATTACAAAAATTGAAACTAGCTTGCGCAAAAACGCTATGGTTTCGGATATTGTGTATGACAAGCAATTAGTGAATCTTGTGAATGACAACATTAAAAAAGTAAGTATGTGGATTCTTATAATCAGCGGATTCCTAGCTGTAATTGCCGTATTATTGATTAACAGTTCGTTGCGTTTATCGATTCATTCCAACCGATTTATCATTAAAACCATGCAAATGGTAGGAGCGACCAAAGCTTTTATCAGAAAACCATTTGTTCTAAGAAGTATTAAACTAGGAATGCTGGGAGCAGGACTTGCTATTATAGCCTTAATTGGTGTGTTGATTTATGTTGAAACTAATTTTCCAAATCTCGGCATATTAGACGACAAAGCGTTAATTGCATTGGTATTAGTAGCAGTTTTAGGAGTTGGAATACTAATTACATGGTTAAGCACTTATTTTGCCACACAACGTTTCTTGAACTTAAGAACAGACGATTTATACTAA
- a CDS encoding uroporphyrinogen-III synthase yields MKVKTILVSQPEPKVENSPYFELQQKHKVKIDFRPFIHVEGVSAKEIRLQKIDLNHYTAIILTSKNAVDHFFRVADEMRYKVPEGLKYFCQSEAIAFYLQKYVVYRKRKIYVGPKDFADLSPLIKKYKDEKFLLPASDQLNADAPITLNALKVDWTPAVFYRTVMSDLSDLADVYYDVLAFFSPTGIKSLFKNFPDFEQNNTRIAVFGSTTQKEALDHGLRVDILAPTPATPSMTMALEKYIIEANKGK; encoded by the coding sequence ATGAAAGTGAAAACAATTTTGGTGTCACAACCCGAGCCTAAAGTGGAAAATTCCCCTTACTTTGAACTTCAACAAAAGCATAAAGTAAAAATTGATTTCAGACCTTTTATTCATGTAGAAGGAGTTAGTGCCAAAGAGATCCGATTGCAAAAAATCGATCTTAATCATTACACCGCAATTATTTTAACGAGTAAAAATGCCGTAGATCATTTTTTTAGAGTGGCTGATGAAATGCGTTACAAAGTCCCAGAAGGATTAAAATATTTCTGCCAATCAGAAGCTATTGCTTTTTACCTGCAGAAATACGTTGTGTACAGAAAACGTAAAATCTACGTTGGACCAAAAGATTTTGCTGATTTATCGCCGCTGATTAAAAAATATAAAGACGAAAAATTCTTATTACCTGCTTCAGACCAATTGAATGCCGATGCGCCAATAACGTTAAATGCGTTAAAAGTAGATTGGACTCCAGCTGTTTTTTACAGAACCGTAATGAGTGATTTATCTGATTTAGCTGATGTTTATTATGATGTTTTGGCTTTCTTTAGCCCAACTGGAATAAAATCATTGTTTAAAAACTTTCCAGACTTCGAACAAAACAACACTCGAATCGCCGTTTTTGGAAGTACTACTCAAAAAGAAGCGTTGGATCACGGTTTAAGAGTCGATATTCTTGCACCAACACCAGCAACGCCTTCAATGACAATGGCTCTAGAAAAATACATTATTGAAGCCAATAAAGGAAAATAA
- a CDS encoding thioredoxin family protein: MKIPVAKALFNSHSYPEYRKLVSDLLLEGKSTGNEQSDDLKHYSELNETRMNRLDKTMKITEENSLKLKNLKSEYIWLVISEGWCGDAAQLLPIINKMAIDSDNIELKIVLRDENEELMKLFLTHKKKSIPVVIIVDKETSSVLGKWGPRPKGATDLIADYKKEFGVIDETAKTNLQLWYLHDKGISTQNELVALMQELEQ; the protein is encoded by the coding sequence ATGAAAATTCCAGTAGCTAAAGCGTTATTTAATAGCCACTCTTATCCAGAGTACAGAAAGTTAGTTTCAGATTTATTGCTTGAAGGGAAATCGACCGGTAATGAACAATCGGATGATTTAAAACATTACAGTGAGTTGAATGAAACCCGAATGAATCGTTTGGATAAAACGATGAAAATTACGGAGGAAAATAGTCTGAAATTAAAGAATTTAAAAAGCGAATACATTTGGTTAGTAATTTCCGAAGGTTGGTGTGGTGATGCTGCCCAACTCCTGCCAATTATCAATAAAATGGCAATCGATTCCGATAACATAGAATTGAAAATTGTGCTGCGTGATGAAAATGAGGAGTTGATGAAGTTGTTTTTAACCCATAAAAAGAAATCAATTCCAGTAGTAATTATTGTCGATAAAGAAACAAGTAGTGTACTTGGGAAATGGGGGCCAAGACCCAAAGGTGCTACCGATTTGATTGCAGATTATAAAAAAGAATTTGGCGTTATAGATGAAACTGCAAAAACCAACTTACAATTGTGGTATTTGCATGACAAAGGAATTAGTACACAAAATGAGTTAGTTGCCCTAATGCAAGAGTTGGAACAATAA
- a CDS encoding patatin-like phospholipase family protein — protein sequence MDLKTKSIGLVLSGGGSKGIAHAGVIKFLEEQNIHPSQMAGTSAGSIVGTMYAWGKTPEEILEFFKSIYLFHWKHLTFKKAGLIDSESFKSYFHTIFKDATLGDLKIPIQITATDMVRGKLKIFGPETKIIDAILASSAFPGILSPYEIKGKIYSDGGILNHFPTDILQGQCDTLIGVYVSPIQKIEAADLTSIKAVTTRAFDILSANSNLHKFNICDWVIEPKDLCLYSTFETNKVKMDAVFNIGYQAAKKAYEKLNL from the coding sequence ATGGATTTAAAAACAAAATCAATAGGATTGGTACTTTCAGGTGGCGGTTCTAAAGGTATAGCCCATGCTGGTGTGATTAAATTTTTAGAAGAACAAAACATACATCCATCTCAAATGGCAGGAACAAGCGCAGGCTCAATTGTTGGTACAATGTATGCTTGGGGGAAAACTCCCGAAGAAATCTTAGAATTTTTCAAATCGATATATCTTTTTCACTGGAAGCATTTAACCTTCAAAAAAGCCGGATTGATTGATTCCGAATCTTTCAAATCTTATTTTCACACTATCTTCAAAGACGCTACATTAGGTGATTTAAAAATCCCAATACAAATTACGGCTACTGATATGGTTAGGGGGAAATTAAAAATATTTGGCCCGGAAACAAAGATCATCGATGCGATTTTAGCATCATCGGCATTTCCTGGAATTTTATCCCCGTATGAAATTAAAGGAAAAATATACAGTGATGGCGGAATCTTGAATCATTTTCCTACTGATATTTTACAAGGACAATGTGATACTTTAATAGGTGTTTATGTGAGTCCGATTCAAAAAATTGAAGCTGCAGATTTAACCTCTATCAAAGCAGTAACCACGAGAGCCTTTGACATTCTTTCGGCAAATTCAAACCTGCATAAATTTAATATTTGTGATTGGGTTATAGAACCCAAGGATTTATGTCTCTATAGTACCTTTGAAACCAACAAAGTAAAGATGGATGCCGTGTTCAACATTGGCTATCAAGCCGCAAAAAAAGCGTACGAAAAACTTAATTTATAA
- a CDS encoding leucine--tRNA ligase, translating into MKYNPNEIEAKWQKYWLENQTFKAENNSTKPKYYVLDMFPYPSGAGLHVGHPLGYIASDVYSRYKRHQGFNVLHPMGYDSFGLPAEQYAIQTGQRPEDTTSVNIDGGTDKEGNKIAGYRKQLDKIGFSFDWSREVRTSNPDYYKHTQWIFIQLFNSWYNKNSDKAEDISTLVSIFSTEGNANVNAVCDENIEGFSANEWNAFAKEQQEKILLQYRLTYLAETEVNWCPGLGTVLANDEIVNGVSERGGFTVVRKKMTQWSMRISAYAERLLQGLNDIDWSESIKESQRNWIGKSVGATVEFNVQNSNFKIAVFTTRPDTIFGVTFMTLAPEHELVSQITTAEQKAEVNAYIEKTSKRSERERMADVKTISGVFTGAYAEHPFTKEPIPVWIGDYVLAGYGTGAVMAVPCGDERDYAFANFFKGQNGMQEIKNIFDKDISEAAFGAKEGFQLVDSDFLNGLDYKKGTQKVIEELEKLNQGKGKTNYRLRDAVFSRQRYWGEPFPVYYVNGLPQMIDAKHLPIILPEVEKYLPTEDGLPPLGNATVWAWDSIQCSVVSTQLVDNVTIFPLELNTMPGWAGSSWYWMRYMDAHNENEFASKDALAYWESVDLYIGGSEHATGHLLYSRFWNKFLKDKGFAPTEEPFKKLINQGMILGMSAFVYGVWIDIWYRPTAKEDFGSNKNKIARESPRPVFLGLSKKVFEEIKLTEDEEGMVYSLIIDNYLKNKYPNFKFMYLEEGLEEGYEFRCSQLKLHTDVSFVNSSDELDIEKFKAWREEYKIADFITDENDKFIVGREIEKMSKSKYNVVTPDDICNEYGADTLRLYEMFLGPLEQAKPWNTAGISGVFGFLKKLCRLYFDDNGLIVTNDEPTKDNLKSLHKTIKKVAEDIEGFSFNTSVSQFMICVNELSTQNCHSREILEPLAIVISPYAPHIAEELWSLLGNTGSIATVDFPVFEAKYLVESEKEYPVSFNGKMRFTMVLPLDLTKEQIEEIVMKDERTIKQLEGRTPNKVIIVPGKIINLVG; encoded by the coding sequence ATGAAATACAATCCGAACGAAATAGAGGCCAAATGGCAAAAATATTGGTTAGAAAACCAAACTTTTAAGGCCGAAAACAACTCAACAAAACCGAAGTATTACGTCCTTGATATGTTTCCTTATCCATCTGGAGCGGGATTGCACGTGGGACATCCGCTAGGATATATTGCCTCTGACGTGTATTCAAGATACAAAAGACATCAAGGTTTTAATGTGTTGCACCCAATGGGCTACGACAGTTTTGGATTGCCAGCAGAGCAATATGCGATACAAACGGGGCAACGTCCCGAAGATACGACTTCGGTAAATATTGACGGAGGAACAGATAAAGAAGGAAATAAAATTGCCGGTTACAGAAAGCAATTGGACAAAATTGGATTCTCTTTCGATTGGAGCAGAGAAGTGCGTACTTCAAATCCGGATTATTACAAGCATACGCAATGGATTTTCATCCAATTATTCAATTCTTGGTACAATAAAAACAGTGATAAAGCAGAAGATATTTCGACTTTGGTTTCCATTTTTTCAACAGAAGGAAATGCAAATGTAAACGCCGTTTGTGATGAAAATATCGAAGGTTTTTCAGCAAATGAATGGAATGCTTTCGCAAAAGAACAGCAGGAGAAAATTTTGTTGCAATACAGATTGACCTATTTAGCCGAGACTGAGGTGAACTGGTGTCCGGGATTAGGAACCGTTTTAGCAAATGACGAAATCGTAAATGGTGTTTCGGAACGTGGCGGTTTTACGGTGGTGCGCAAGAAAATGACGCAATGGAGTATGAGAATTTCGGCTTATGCGGAACGTTTGTTGCAAGGTTTAAATGATATTGATTGGAGCGAAAGCATCAAGGAAAGTCAGAGAAACTGGATTGGAAAATCAGTTGGGGCGACTGTAGAATTCAATGTTCAGAATTCTAATTTTAAAATTGCGGTTTTCACTACAAGACCTGATACTATTTTTGGAGTTACGTTTATGACATTGGCACCAGAACACGAATTGGTTTCTCAAATCACCACTGCAGAACAAAAAGCAGAAGTGAATGCCTATATAGAAAAAACGTCAAAACGTTCCGAAAGAGAACGTATGGCCGATGTAAAAACTATCTCTGGAGTATTCACCGGTGCCTATGCAGAACATCCGTTTACCAAAGAACCAATTCCGGTTTGGATTGGGGATTATGTTTTGGCGGGTTACGGAACAGGCGCGGTTATGGCGGTTCCTTGTGGTGACGAAAGAGATTATGCTTTTGCGAATTTCTTCAAAGGTCAAAACGGAATGCAGGAAATCAAGAACATTTTTGATAAAGATATATCTGAAGCTGCTTTTGGAGCCAAAGAAGGTTTTCAATTAGTAGATTCTGATTTTCTAAATGGATTAGATTACAAAAAAGGAACTCAAAAAGTAATTGAAGAATTAGAAAAATTAAACCAAGGAAAAGGAAAAACGAATTACCGTTTGCGTGACGCCGTTTTCTCTCGCCAACGTTATTGGGGAGAGCCGTTTCCTGTATATTATGTGAATGGCTTACCGCAAATGATTGATGCGAAACATTTGCCTATCATCTTGCCGGAAGTAGAGAAATATTTGCCAACCGAAGACGGTTTGCCGCCTTTAGGAAACGCTACGGTTTGGGCTTGGGACAGTATTCAGTGTTCAGTTGTTAGTACTCAGTTAGTAGATAATGTGACAATATTTCCTTTGGAATTGAACACGATGCCAGGTTGGGCGGGAAGTTCTTGGTATTGGATGCGTTATATGGATGCACATAATGAGAATGAATTTGCAAGCAAAGACGCATTGGCGTATTGGGAAAGTGTTGATTTATACATTGGCGGAAGCGAACATGCAACCGGGCATTTATTGTATTCTCGTTTTTGGAACAAATTTTTAAAAGACAAAGGTTTTGCACCTACCGAAGAACCGTTCAAAAAACTGATCAATCAGGGAATGATTTTGGGAATGAGTGCGTTTGTTTATGGAGTTTGGATCGACATATGGTACCGACCTACTGCAAAAGAGGATTTTGGTTCGAATAAAAATAAAATTGCACGTGAATCACCTCGTCCTGTTTTTTTAGGTCTTTCCAAAAAAGTATTTGAGGAGATTAAATTGACTGAAGATGAGGAAGGAATGGTTTATAGTCTGATTATTGATAATTATCTAAAAAATAAATATCCAAATTTTAAATTCATGTATTTGGAGGAAGGACTTGAAGAGGGATATGAATTTAGATGTTCACAATTAAAGTTGCACACTGATGTTTCATTTGTGAATTCATCTGATGAATTGGATATTGAAAAGTTCAAAGCATGGAGAGAAGAATATAAAATCGCTGATTTTATCACTGATGAAAATGATAAATTCATCGTTGGTCGTGAAATCGAAAAAATGTCGAAATCCAAATACAATGTCGTAACGCCGGATGATATTTGTAACGAATATGGAGCCGATACGTTGCGTTTGTATGAAATGTTCTTAGGACCATTGGAACAAGCAAAACCTTGGAACACGGCAGGAATTTCTGGAGTTTTTGGATTTTTGAAAAAACTGTGTCGTTTGTATTTTGATGACAATGGTTTGATTGTGACCAATGACGAACCAACCAAAGACAACTTAAAATCATTGCACAAAACGATCAAAAAAGTAGCGGAAGATATTGAAGGTTTCTCTTTCAATACATCGGTTTCTCAGTTTATGATTTGTGTAAATGAATTGTCCACTCAAAACTGTCATTCACGTGAAATTTTGGAACCTTTAGCGATTGTAATTTCGCCGTATGCGCCACACATCGCTGAAGAATTATGGTCATTGTTAGGAAATACAGGTTCTATTGCGACAGTTGATTTCCCTGTTTTTGAAGCTAAGTATTTAGTAGAGAGCGAAAAGGAATATCCAGTTTCTTTCAACGGAAAAATGCGTTTCACGATGGTTTTACCTTTGGATTTAACCAAAGAACAAATCGAGGAAATCGTAATGAAAGATGAAAGAACCATCAAACAATTAGAAGGCAGAACGCCAAACAAGGTGATAATTGTTCCGGGAAAAATTATTAATTTAGTGGGGTAA